The Vagococcus penaei genome includes the window ATTACGAAGTGTTAATTAGTGAAGCCTCGATTTTAGCGGTTTTCATTTCTTTGATTACGGGGACAGCTGGAAATGCTGGTACGCAGTCGCTAGCGGTTGCTGTTAGGCGTTTGGCTGTATCAGATGATAAAGATGAAAGTTTTTTCAAATTAGTCATCTCAGAATTACTGACAGGATTACTGACAGGTTTAATTACTGGATTAGTTATTTTTATTGTTGTTGGTTTTTGGAAGCATAACTTTATTTTGGGGTTTGTCATTGGCATTGCGATGCTCTGTGCGATTATTGTTGCAAACTTAGCTGGTAGTCTCATTCCGATGTTGATGGAGCGTTTGGGGTTTGATCCGGCGGTGGCGAGTGGCCCGTTTATTACGACGTTAAGCGATTTAACAAGTGTGTTAATTTATTTTAATATTGCAGGCTTATTTATGAATTTTTTTGTTGGTTAAAACTAACAAAAAGTCAATAAAAATGAGACCCCTCAAGCAATCGGAACGATAGTTACCGTTGTTTGAGGGGTTTCGTTTAAAGAAAATCTAAATTTACAATACGCGTGCCATGAATTTCTTTGGTATTTAAGAATGAGACTATACTATCAGCGTTTTCGAAAGAGATACCACCACCAGGTAAAATTGTGATACGGTTATTAGCATAAGACATCAAATCTTTAATGTATTCGAGGTGTTGCTCAATCGGAAAGGAACTTGGACCACCATGTGTTAAAATTCGATCGACTTGATGATTAGCTAACCAATCGATTGCTTTGAATTGCTCATCTTTTGATAGGACATCAAAAGCCATATGGAAAGTGACTTGCATCCCTTCAGCAGCTTCTAAAAGCATGAACATAGCTTCTTCGTCAATGGTTTGTCGCTCATTTAAGCAACCAAAAACGACGCCGTCAACACCTAATTGCTTTGCGTCATAAATATCGGTTTCCATTATTTTTAATTCGGAATCTGTATAAACAAAATTTCCACCTCTTGGGCGAATTAATGCCATGAGTGGTATTTTTTTTCGGCACAATAATCAGCAGCAGCGGTCATAACACCTTTACTGACAGTTGTACCACCAACAATCAAGTTATCACATAACTCAATACGATTGGCACCAGCAGCGATAGCACGCGGAATATGTGTAAAATTTTCAGCACAAAATTCTTTAATAATCACAGTTGTAAGCCTCCAAATGATTTAATCACTTTATTTATTTCAGTATATCATAAAGAGACGAAAACTGAGTTAAAATTATGTTATGATAAAATGGATTAAAAGAGAATGAGGTATCCTATGCTAAAGAAAAAAATGACATATGCCCAAGAATTTTTGGCAGCTCAACCTGACTTATTCGAGTGTCCTAAATGCCATGAGGAATTACAGCTAGTTGATGTACAGTCGCTAGGTTGTGTGAATAATCATCGGTATAATTTATCAAAAAAAGGGACAATTCACTTTCCAGATCATCATGTTAGTAGTGATTACGATAAGGAAATGCTTGAACATCGACGTTTCATGATTCAATCAGGTCTTTATCAACCAATCATTAAGACACTTCAAGCAATATTAAAAGAATATCAACACCAAGTCATCGTCGATATGGGGTGTGGTGAAGGAAGCTTCTTAATTGAATTAATTAAAGGTTTAGACAACGTTGATGCTGCTATTGGCTTTGATTTATCGAAAGATGGTGTTTTATTGGCTAGTGATTATGCGTCTGATGGCTTTTGGTTTGTTGGTGATATTACAGCAATGCCATTTCAAAATCAATCGGTCGATTGTTTGCTAAATATCTTCTCACCTAGCCATTATGATGAAATGTCACGCGTCCTAACCAATGATGGGTTAGTAATCAAAGTTATTCCCGAACAAAATTATTTAAAAGAAATGAGAATGTTATTTTATCGTGATAAAGAAGACAAGCAAAATTATAGTAATGAAAAAATTTACAATAAATTTCAAGATAGTATGAAAATAATTGATGAAAAAAGATGTACCTATACAGTCCCAGTGACATCTGAAAATTATGAGCATATGCTCGGAATGTCGCCGTTAATGTGGGGTGCAAGTCAAGCGGCTAAAGAATATGCATTAAATCACCCTTTTAAAGAATTAACCGTTGATGTGAAAATTCTAATTGCTAAAAAAGCTTAGTTTTCAAAAATATGGTTGCTCTTTTCACATATCAGTGTTACAATGAGTAAAAGTCATTTTCAACGATTTTTATCAGATTCCTGTTCTGATAAAAGTTGGTGAGGTGGCGACCCATCAACGTAGCGACTCGCAGTGAATTGACACCGAGGCGATACGTTTTTTTTTATGTTAAAATAGACGAACTACTAATAAAATTATTGATAGAAAGAAGTTAATATAGATGAATCATATTGTTTTATTTGAACCTCAAATCCCTGCAAATACGGGAAATATTGCTCGTACTTGTGCCGCAACAAACACGGCACTACATTTAATTGAACCACTAGGGTTTTCCACAGACGATAAGCATTTAAAGCGTGCAGGACTCGATTATTGGCATGATGTTAATATTCACTATTACCCTAATTTAGATGCCTTTTTAGAGTCAATTAAGGGTGAACCATTACATCTAATTACTAAATTTGCTCGTCAAACATATAGCGAGGTCGATTATAATGATAATCGGAATCACTATTTTATTTTTGGTAAAGAAACAACGGGGTTGCCAGAAGAATTTATGAGGGCTCATGAGTCGGATTGCTTACGTTTACCAATGAACGATGAGCATGTTCGGTCGTTAAATCTATCGAATACGGCAGCTATCGTGATTTATGAAGCGTTGAGACAACAAAATTTTATTGGTCTCGAAAAAACACATATCTACGAAAACGATAAATTAAGCTAAAAAGAAAGGTTGATTCGGTGAAATTATATTTTACACGCCATGGTAAAACGGAGTGGAACCAGACAAAACAATTACAAGGGCGTATGGGGGATTCGCCATTATTGCCTCAGAGTTTTGAGGATAGTCGAAAATTAGGCCGCTATCTAGCTGATGTCCCGTTTACAGCTATTTACTCAAGTCCAGCATTACGTACGGAAGCAACAACTTTGGAAATCTGTCGTGAATTGACAGAACAACCTAAAGTTGTCTACGTTGAGCCATTACGTGAAATGGGATTTGGTGAGTTGGAAGGTGAAGCCATTGCCATTGCTAACGCTACTTATCCAATTGAAATGAAGGCGATGATGCACGCACCGGCTGATTATGATCCGACAGCTTTTAACGGTGAATCGTTTCCTGAGTTAATTGCTCGTAGTACTGAGTTTGTAAAATCAATTGTTCGTCAGTCTGATGAGACCGATCATATTTTATTTGTTGGTCATGGCATGGCTCTTACCGCTTGTATCCAGACATTAATCGGCACACCATTAGTAGATAGTCGAAAGCAAGGGACGCTAGACAATAATAGTTTGACCATTTTAGAGTATCAACAACAAAAATTTACGCTTGAACGTTGGAATGATGTATCATTTTTAAATTAGTTAAAGGAGTGTGTCGCGTGTGCTAGAAGAATTGGAAGAAAAAAAGTACCTTATTGGTCAAATCCAAGCGATTTTTTATGAAAATGCTACTAATTTTTATAAAGTCATGCTAGTCAATGTTAAAGACACGAATACCAATTACACTGCACAAGAGATAGTCGTTACGGGAACATTTGGTCAAATTCAAGAAGAAGAACTGTACCGTTTTTATGGAGATATTGTGACACATCCAAAATACGGTGAGCAGCTAAAAGTTGATAGCTATGAACAAGAAAAACCCAGTTCTTCGGCAGGGATTATTGCTTATTTGTCGAGTGCTAAATTTACAGGGATTGGCAAAAAAACAGCGGAAACGATTGTTGATACGTTAGGTTTGGAAGCCCTGAATCGGATT containing:
- a CDS encoding methyltransferase domain-containing protein, coding for MLKKKMTYAQEFLAAQPDLFECPKCHEELQLVDVQSLGCVNNHRYNLSKKGTIHFPDHHVSSDYDKEMLEHRRFMIQSGLYQPIIKTLQAILKEYQHQVIVDMGCGEGSFLIELIKGLDNVDAAIGFDLSKDGVLLASDYASDGFWFVGDITAMPFQNQSVDCLLNIFSPSHYDEMSRVLTNDGLVIKVIPEQNYLKEMRMLFYRDKEDKQNYSNEKIYNKFQDSMKIIDEKRCTYTVPVTSENYEHMLGMSPLMWGASQAAKEYALNHPFKELTVDVKILIAKKA
- the trmL gene encoding tRNA (uridine(34)/cytosine(34)/5-carboxymethylaminomethyluridine(34)-2'-O)-methyltransferase TrmL — its product is MNHIVLFEPQIPANTGNIARTCAATNTALHLIEPLGFSTDDKHLKRAGLDYWHDVNIHYYPNLDAFLESIKGEPLHLITKFARQTYSEVDYNDNRNHYFIFGKETTGLPEEFMRAHESDCLRLPMNDEHVRSLNLSNTAAIVIYEALRQQNFIGLEKTHIYENDKLS
- a CDS encoding histidine phosphatase family protein: MKLYFTRHGKTEWNQTKQLQGRMGDSPLLPQSFEDSRKLGRYLADVPFTAIYSSPALRTEATTLEICRELTEQPKVVYVEPLREMGFGELEGEAIAIANATYPIEMKAMMHAPADYDPTAFNGESFPELIARSTEFVKSIVRQSDETDHILFVGHGMALTACIQTLIGTPLVDSRKQGTLDNNSLTILEYQQQKFTLERWNDVSFLN